Proteins co-encoded in one Juglans regia cultivar Chandler chromosome 16, Walnut 2.0, whole genome shotgun sequence genomic window:
- the LOC109019241 gene encoding cinnamyl alcohol dehydrogenase 1-like: MALEPERTTRGWAARDASGILSPYTYSLRNTGPEDVYVKVLCCGVCHTDIHQIKNDLGMSNYPMVPGHEVVGEVVEVGSAVTKFKVGDTVGVGAIVGCCRNCRPCKADIEQYCNKKIWSYNDVYTDGKPTQGGFAGAMVVDQKFVVKIPEGMAPEQAAPLLCAGVTVYSPLSHFGLTQRGLRGGILGIGGVGHMGVKIAKAMGHHVTVISSSEKKREEAMEHLGADEYVVSSDSTRMQEAADSLDYIIDTVPVFHPLEPYLSLLKLDGKLILMGVINTPLQFLTPVVMLGRKSITGSFIGSMKETEEMLEFCKEKGLSSMIEVVKMDYVNKALERLEKNDVRYRFVVDVAGSKLDQ, encoded by the exons ATGGCCCTTGAACCAGAGAGAACAACAAGAGGATGGGCAGCCAGAGACGCTTCTGGGATTCTCTCACCTTATACTTACAGTCTAAG AAACACAGGCCCAGAAGATGTTTACGTCAAAGTACTCTGCTGCGGAGTTTGCCACACTGATATTCATCAGATCAAGAATGATCTTGGCATGTCCAACTATCCCATGGTTCCTGG GCACGAAGTGGTtggtgaggtggtggaggtgggatCAGCTGTGACCAAGTTCAAAGTAGGAGACACCGTGGGAGTCGGAGCGATCGTTGGATGCTGCAGAAACTGCCGCCCATGCAAAGCGGATATCGAGCAATACTGCAACAAGAAAATTTGGTCCTACAACGATGTTTACACCGATGGCAAACCCACCCAAGGTGGCTTTGCTGGCGCCATGGTGGTCGACCAAAA ATTTGTGGTCAAGATACCGGAGGGGATGGCCCCAGAACAGGCAGCGCCGCTATTGTGCGCAGGGGTGACAGTATACAGTCCGCTGAGTCACTTCGGGTTGACCCAGAGGGGATTGAGGGGAGGGATATTGGGGATTGGAGGAGTAGGACACATGGGGGTGAAGATAGCTAAGGCCATGGGGCACCATGTGACTGTAATAAGCTCttcagagaagaagagagaagaggcTATGGAGCATCTTGGGGCTGACGAGTACGTGGTCAGCTCGGACTCGACTCGGATGCAGGAAGCGGCTGACTCACTGGATTATATCATTGATACTGTGCCTGTGTTTCACCCTCTCGAGCCTTACCTTTCTTTGTTGAAGCTGGATGGCAAGCTAATCTTGATGGGTGTTATAAATACTCCTCTGCAGTTTCTCACCCCCGTCGTTATGCTTG GGAGGAAGTCAATTACAGGGAGCTTCATAGGAAGCATGAAGGAAACGGAGGAGATGCTTGAGTTCTGCAAAGAGAAGGGCCTAAGTTCCATGATTGAAGTGGTGAAGATGGATTACGTTAACAAAGCTCTTGAAAGGTTGGAGAAGAATGACGTTCGATACAGATTCGTTGTGGATGTTGCCGGAAGCAAACTTGATCAGTGA
- the LOC109020363 gene encoding protein unc-50 homolog isoform X2: protein MLPTVSKGRSSSSTSRSNPMFFQYLRRIVKWQQMDVEYTFWQMLHLCTSPKVVYQHTKYHKQTKNQWARDDPAFVVICSILLMVATLAYCAAYGHSAGHAVYVVISVLLFHFLITGVVIATSCWFLTNSYLREEAPFNSHVVEQRVECVALSGEDHFLSISHWCCHCPFSYFDFEWLQSFEIFYELVLQSTFYDSVRLTLRYRHNEV, encoded by the exons ATGTTGCCCACAGTATCGAAAGGGCGCTCGTCGTCCTCTACATCTCGATCTAACCCAATGTTCTTTCAGTACCTCCGCCGAATAGTCAAG TGGCAACAAATGGATGTTGAATATACCTTTTGGCAAATGCTTCACCTATGCACCTCGCCAAAAGTTGT CTATCAGCACACCAAGTATCACAAGC AAACTAAGAATCAATGGGCACGTGACGATCCTGCTTTTGTTGTAATCTGCAGCATTCTTTTGATGGTTGCAACTTTGGCTTATTGTGCTGC gTACGGCCATAGTGCTGGACATGCTGTTTATGTAGTTATCTCAGTATTGCTTTTCCATTTTTTGATAACTGGAGTAGTTATAGCTACAAGTTGTTG GTTCCTGACTAATTCTTACCTTCGGGAAGAGGCTCCCTTCAACAGTCATGTGGTTGAGCAACGAGTTGAATG TGTTGCCCTTTCTGGAGAGGACCACTTTCTTTCTATATCCCATTGGTGCTGTCATTGTCCTTTCTCCTATTT TGATTTTGAGTGGCTTCAATCCTTCGAGATATTTTATGAACTTGTACTTCAGTCAACGTTTTATGATTCAGTAAGGTTAACACTTAGGTACAGACATAATGAGGTTTGA
- the LOC109020363 gene encoding protein unc-50 homolog isoform X1 produces MLPTVSKGRSSSSTSRSNPMFFQYLRRIVKWQQMDVEYTFWQMLHLCTSPKVVYQHTKYHKQTKNQWARDDPAFVVICSILLMVATLAYCAAYGHSAGHAVYVVISVLLFHFLITGVVIATSCWFLTNSYLREEAPFNSHVVEQRVEWLYAFDVHCNSFFPIFVLLYVIHYFLSPLLVAHGFIPMLLSNLLFMAAASYYHYLNFLGYDVLPFLERTTFFLYPIGAVIVLSPILILSGFNPSRYFMNLYFSQRFMIQ; encoded by the exons ATGTTGCCCACAGTATCGAAAGGGCGCTCGTCGTCCTCTACATCTCGATCTAACCCAATGTTCTTTCAGTACCTCCGCCGAATAGTCAAG TGGCAACAAATGGATGTTGAATATACCTTTTGGCAAATGCTTCACCTATGCACCTCGCCAAAAGTTGT CTATCAGCACACCAAGTATCACAAGC AAACTAAGAATCAATGGGCACGTGACGATCCTGCTTTTGTTGTAATCTGCAGCATTCTTTTGATGGTTGCAACTTTGGCTTATTGTGCTGC gTACGGCCATAGTGCTGGACATGCTGTTTATGTAGTTATCTCAGTATTGCTTTTCCATTTTTTGATAACTGGAGTAGTTATAGCTACAAGTTGTTG GTTCCTGACTAATTCTTACCTTCGGGAAGAGGCTCCCTTCAACAGTCATGTGGTTGAGCAACGAGTTGAATG GCTGTACGCTTTTGATGTTCATTGCAACTCTTTCTTCCCAATCTTTGTTCTACTTTATG TCATACATTACTTTTTGTCACCACTTTTGGTAGCCCATGGTTTCATTCCCATGTTGCTGTCAAACTTGCTTTTCATGGCGGCGGCTTCTTACTACCATTATCTGAACTTTTTAGGTTATGATG TGTTGCCCTTTCTGGAGAGGACCACTTTCTTTCTATATCCCATTGGTGCTGTCATTGTCCTTTCTCCTATTT TGATTTTGAGTGGCTTCAATCCTTCGAGATATTTTATGAACTTGTACTTCAGTCAACGTTTTATGATTCAGTAA
- the LOC109013571 gene encoding reticulon-like protein B11, which yields MVDVHRALGGGSVADVLLWKKCHGGVVVLISATIFWCLFELAGYNLLSFVANVLLLLVVILFFWGKSASLLNRPLPPLPDMEISEESVVKASEALQVWINPALSIAHDIAHGRNLKLFLQVAIGLWIVSFIGSLFNFLTLVYIGVLLSLSVPLAYDKYQDSINPKLLRMHEILQKPYRKINDNLLKKIPILNKEKKID from the exons ATGGTCGACGTTCATCGGGCTCTCGGCGGTGGTTCAG TTGCCGATGTGCTGTTGTGGAAGAAATGTCATGGAGGGGTTGTGGTGCTAATCTCTGCCACAATATTCTGGTGCCTCTTTGAATTAGCTGGCTATAACCTTCTATCATTCGTGGCAAATGTTCTTTTGCTTCTGGTTGtcattctctttttttgggGAAAATCTGCTTCTCTTCTCAACAg GCCTCTGCCTCCCCTTCCTGATATGGAGATTTCTGAGGAATCTGTTGTGAAGGCTTCTGAAGCACTCCAAGTGTGGATCAATCCTGCGTTGTCAATTGCACATGACATTGCGCACGGGCGGaacttaaaactttttcttcag GTTGCTATTGGCTTGTGGATAGTATCTTTTATTGGTAGTCTCTTCAACTTCCTCACTCTGGTCTATATTG GGGTTCTTCTTAGTCTTTCAGTTCCTTTGGCGTATGACAAGTACCAGGACAGCATTAATCCAAAGCTGTTGAGGATGCATGAAATCTTGCAGAAGCCATATaggaaaattaatgataatctTCTAAAAAAGATTCCAATtttaaacaaggaaaaaaagatAGACTAG
- the LOC109013569 gene encoding protein TIC 21, chloroplastic-like, which yields MQTLLLPATAVSAGSSFTSLLTRRPTPAFHVSYFSHPLVNSHSASSKTFQPPFSFPSPSYSAPNRIRPKLSFNVRASESSSPPFSSPNVEAEKEKLAQVAKRLGNTSRQFKRFGSIGFWAQLVCTVVAAVILSFSVVVTGKITSPATFYATAAGIAAAFISVFWSFGYVRLSDNLRRTANEPSKAPPRADVIKSLKNGIVVNLLGLGAAILGMQATVGLLVAKALTSSVNPYSQGVAPGYSPVLALDVFLVQASANTILSHFLGLVFSLELLRSVTLPPSESIPVPRVT from the exons ATGCAAACGCTACTACTGCCGGCGACGGCGGTGTCAGCGGGATCTTCCTTCACTTCTCTCCTCACCAGACGGCCAACCCCGGCCTTCCACGTCTCTTATTTTTCTCACCCACTTGTAAATTCTCACTCTGCTTCCTCCAAAACCTTCCAACcgcccttttcttttccttcgcCTTCTTACTCTGCTCCGAATCGCATTCGGCCGAAGCTCTCCTTCAATGTAAGGGCTTCTGAAAGCTCCTCCCCACCTTTCTCTTCCCCAAACGTTGAGGCCGAAAAGGAAAAGCTCGCTCag GTGGCAAAAAGATTAGGGAACACTTCAAGGCAGTTCAAGAGATTTGGTAGTATTGGATTTTGGGCACAGCTTGTGTGCACCGTTGTGGCCGCTGTGATTCTTTCGTTTTCAGTCGTCGTTACTGGGAAGATAACCTCGCCGGCTACTTTTTATGCTACTGCTGCTGGCATTGCCGCGGCGTTCATTTCAGTATTTTGGTCATTTGGTTATGTTCGGCTTTCAGATAATCTTCGAAGAACTGCCAATGAGCCTTCAAAG GCTCCTCCTCGTGCAGATGTCATCAAAAGCTTAAAAAATGGCATAGTAGTAAACTTACTTGGATTGGGTGCTGCCATTCTTGGTATGCAAGCCACAGTCGGATTGCTGGTTGCCAAAGCTCTTACATCCTCAGTGAACCCTTACTCCCAAGGAGTTGCTCCTGGATACAGTCCTGTTCTGGCATTGGACGTATTCCTGGTGCAG GCATCAGCAAACACCATCCTTTCTCATTTCTTGGGGCTTGTTTTCTCATTAGAGTTGTTGCGATCGGTGACATTACCACCTTCTGAAAGCATTCCAGTTCCTAGGGTCACATGA
- the LOC109013563 gene encoding probable LRR receptor-like serine/threonine-protein kinase At4g37250, which translates to MSCNTKNLHFWWRITASVLLLLPSFALNSDGILLLSLRYSILSDPLSVLDSWNYKDETPCSWTGVACTPDTFRVTSLVLPNMQLLGSVPADLGMIQHLRHLDLSSNFFNGSLPSSIFNASELQVLSLSNNVITGELPAELLGGLRSLQLLNLSDNALAGKIPQSLTPLQNLTVVSLRSNYFSGSVPSGFNSVEVLDLSSNLLNGSLPLGFGGGNLRYLNLSYNKISGKIPPEFSEQMPQNSTIDLSFNNLTGPIPDSLASLNQKNEFFAGNTDLCGKPLKKLCSIPSTLSNPPNATSTSPAIAVIPKVVGSTAVTGSPNTPNGADQNSAQGGLKPGTIAGIALGDLAGIGLLAMLVFYVYHLRKKNSILKPKNEVTKSEEKVEASIKHDTVHRNPMAWSCLGEETSEATNSDSDPDIKHKVGNVHPSGDHDQKGELVTVDGETELELETLLKASAYMLGASGASIVYKAVLEDGTVLAVRRIGESGVERMRDFENQVRAIAKLRHPNLVRIRGFYWREDEKLVIYDYVSNGSLASTSYRKSGSSPSTHLSLEVRLKIARGVARGLAYIHEKKHVHGNIKPSNILLNSNMEPIIGDFGLERLVLGNSSHKAIGSARFFGSHGQRPATTIREGMPDLPITGASPHTPAGTSVGSSASPYQAPESLENLKPHPKWDVYSFGLVLLELLTGRVFSEGELGQWTAAGSVVEEKNRVSRMADASIRNEVEGREDVMFTCFKLCFSCLSPVPHKRPTMKEALQVLERTPYYA; encoded by the exons ATGAGCTGCAACACCAAGAACCTCCATTTCTGGTGGAGAATCACTGCCTCTGTTCTCCTTCTACTTCCCTCATTCGCTCTCAACTCGGATGGGATCCTCTTGCTTTCCTTGAGATACTCAATCCTCAGTGACCCACTATCAGTCTTGGACAGCTGGAATTACAAAGACGAAACACCATGCTCATGGACCGGAGTCGCCTGCACGCCGGATACGTTTAGGGTCACCAGCTTAGTCCTCCCCAACATGCAGCTTCTGGGTTCGGTCCCCGCCGACCTCGGCATGATCCAACACCTTCGCCATCTCGATCTCTCCAGCAATTTCTTCAATGGGTCTCTGCCCAGTTCAATCTTCAATGCCTCAGAGCTTCAGGTGCTTTCCCTTTCAAACAATGTCATCACCGGTGAGCTACCAGCTGAGCTTTTAGGTGGGTTAAGAAGCTTACAGTTGCTGAATCTTTCTGATAATGCACTTGCCGGAAAGATACCTCAAAGTCTCACTCCTTTGCAGAATCTGACTGTTGTTTCTTTGAGGAGTAATTACTTTTCCGGTAGTGTTCCAAGTGGTTTCAACTCggttgaagttttagatttgtCTTCGAATCTGCTCAATGGCTCTTTGCCTCTTGGTTTTGGTGGAGGTAATTTGCGCTACTTGAACCTCTCTTACAATAAGATTTCAGGAAAAATCCCACCAGAGTTTTCAGAACAAATGCCGCAAAATTCTACAATCGATCTCTCATTCAACAACCTAACCGGACCTATTCCGGATTCTCTGGCTTCGCTCAACCAGAAAAACGAGTTCTTTGCAGGGAACACGGACCTATGTGGCAAACCTCTGAAGAAACTTTGCTCGATTCCTTCCACTTTGTCTAATCCTCCCAATGCCACATCCACTTCTCCAGCAATTGCAGTCATACCCAAAGTCGTTGGCTCAACCGCAGTAACAGGCTCACCTAACACACCAAATGGGGCCGATCAGAACTCAGCACAAGGAGGTCTAAAGCCCGGGACGATAGCTGGAATAGCTCTCGGAGACTTGGCCGGTATAGGCCTCCTTGCAATGCTCGTTTTCTACGTCTACCATCTGAGAAAGAAAAACAGCATTCTCAAACCAAAAAATGAGGTAACGAAGTCAGAAGAGAAAGTAGAAGCGAGCATCAAACACGACACGGTTCACAGAAACCCCATGGCTTGGTCCTGCCTAGGCGAAGAGACTTCAGAAGCAACCAATTCTGATAGCGACCCTGATATTAAACACAAAGTCGGAAACGTCCATCCAAGCGGGGATCATGATCAGAAAGGTGAGCTTGTGACAGTGGACGGAGAGACAGAGCTGGAGCTGGAGACTTTACTCAAGGCGTCGGCATACATGCTGGGAGCCAGTGGGGCGAGCATTGTTTACAAGGCGGTACTTGAGGATGGGACTGTGTTGGCCGTGAGAAGGATAGGAGAGAGCGGGGTTGAGAGGATGAGGGACTTTGAGAACCAGGTCAGGGCCATAGCTAAGCTGCGCCACCCTAACTTGGTACGGATTCGTGGGTTCTATTGGAGAGAGGATGAGAAACTCGTTATCTATGACTATGTTTCCAATGGCAGCCTTGCGAGCACCAGCTACA GAAAATCAGGCTCATCACCAAGTACTCATCTCTCTCTTGAGGTCCGGCTGAAGATTGCAAGAGGAGTAGCCCGGGGACTGGCCTACATCCACGAGAAGAAACACGTGCATGGCAACATTAAACCCAGCAACATCCTCTTGAACTCTAACATGGAGCCGATAATCGGAGACTTTGGGCTGGAGCGCCTCGTCTTGGGCAACAGCAGTCACAAAGCGATCGGTTCAGCCCGGTTTTTTGGAAGCCATGGCCAAAGACCCGCAACAACCATTCGCGAGGGCATGCCAGACCTCCCCATCACTGGTGCCAGCCCCCACACACCTGCGGGAACGTCAGTGGGAAGCAGTGCATCGCCTTATCAAGCCCCTGAGTCCCTCGAGAACCTGAAACCCCACCCCAAGTGGGACGTGTACTCATTTGGGTTAGTCTTGCTTGAACTTTTGACTGGGAGGGTGTTCTCAGAGGGGGAACTGGGACAGTGGACCGCGGCCGGTTCAGTTGTAGAGGAAAAAAACCGGGTTTCGAGAATGGCTGATGCGTCAATCAGGAATGAAGTGGAGGGCAGGGAGGATGTCATGTTCACGTGCTTCAAACTATGTTTTAGCTGCCTTTCTCCTGTCCCCCATAAGAGACCCACCATGAAAGAAGCCCTTCAAGTCCTGGAGAGGACCCCATACTATGCTTAA